Genomic DNA from Triticum dicoccoides isolate Atlit2015 ecotype Zavitan chromosome 4B, WEW_v2.0, whole genome shotgun sequence:
attagtacctagttcttactaactaattagtacctaggaactactgctaagggttcatactaactaactaactaacactaaattaactaactaacactaaaaatagcctagggttcatactaactagcactaaatagctagggttcatactaagcaaattaacaagagggatcagaaggggagagtgcttactgagggcggggagagagatggggtcgggggagacggcggcaccgaggcgcggTNNNNNNNNNNNNNNNNNNNNNNNNNNNNNNNNNNNNNNNNNNNNNNNNNNNNNNNNNNNNNNNNNNNNNNNNNNNNNNNNNNNNNNNNNNNNNNNNNNNNNNNNNNNNNNNNNNNNNNNNNNNNNNNNNNNNNNNNNNNNNNNNNNNNNNNNNNNNNNNNNNNNNNNNNNNNNNNNNNNNNNNNNNNNNNNNNNNNNNNNNNNNNNNNNNNNNNNNNNNNNNNNNNNNNNNNNNNNNNNNNNNNNNNNNNNNNNNNNNNNNNNNNNNNNNNNNNNNNNNNNNNNNNNNNNNNNNNNNNNNNNNNNNNNNNNNNNNNNNNNNNNNNNNNNNNNNNNNNNNNNNNNNNNNNNNNNNNNNNNNNNNNNNNNNNNNNNNNNNNNNNNNNNNNNNNNNNNNNNNNNNNNNNNNNNNNNNNNNNNNNNNNNNNNNNNNNNNNNNNNNNNNNNNNNNNNNNNNNNNNNNNNNNNNNNNNNNNNNNNNNNNNNNNNNNNNNNNNNNNNNNNNNNNNNNNNNNNNNNNNNNNNNNNGGCGGCGAGGCGGggccgggggagacggcggcgaggcgggggcgGGGGAGACGaccgcgaggcggggtcgggggagacgacggcgaggcggaggcgacgaggggagagagtggtgaattgggggaggaagatgagggAATCAGGCCGTGCGGGGGGTTAGATGAGAATAGATTTAACAGTAGCGTGGGAAGggaaaaagcgctactgctaaaagcggtagtagtagcgccgtttctagaagggtgctactactatacctagcacgtcgggaacggtgtggcaattatagtagtagcacaTTCAGTTcccgccgcgctactgctaagggggtaacagtagcgcggttttggcagacgcgctactgctaattagcagtagtgcctcattttaacacgcgctactggtaagattctgtgtataagattttccctagtagtgtatgtgcATCCTACACCTTTGGTTTTCTTATAATTCTCTAGAGTTTGGCATGCTTGCAATGCTTGGTATCCTCACCTTCTAGTGACCCATTTATCATCTCACCTAGAATTGTTGATTCAAGCGACAACCTTATAATGCTTAATGCCCCTTATATTGATTGGATGATAGCTTAGTTGGTCGTGGCTTGACACCTGAGATACAAAATCCATTATGATTCAGAATATATTGTGGTAGGATGATCCTCATGAATTTTAACCAACATTAGTATTGTCGATGCTTCAAGCTGAGGTCACGGATGCCCCAGGTCATTGATGATGATTCTTTGCTAGACTACTAGGAAAAAGAGTATGTGTTGGCTGCCCCTGAAGCAAGTCAGCCAAGTATGTCAGTATGGATTAATTTCTTTAGATAAATGATAAGAGGATTTGCCTTGGTATATAGTATATACATCAATTGATGGTCATAGGTTCGCCTGTTTCCTCTGAATAGTTTAGGACTATCTCAAAAATATTCCTGGTTAGTAAAAATGTTTTATGTTGGTTTATAGTAGGAGGGTTAGTGACATAATGTCCACACTTCCCATGTGCTATAATCAAATTATATAGTTTAAATCAAGAATATACTTTTTAATTTAtataagtatatataaaaaaatcttTTAGTTAGTGGTGGAGCGATGTCAATTTTTAGTTGTGAACATAGGGGTCAATGTAAGGATTTCTAATACAAGACCAATATTAATGATGGAAATGATTCTTGCCATCCGACAGATCCGACTACTAGATCTATACTGGATCGACCATGCTTGTCCATTTATTCTAGTTCTTCGTTTTGTTCCTTGTCCTCTCTTTCCCAACAATCGCTTCTCCAACTCTACCTCATTGTCCTATCCATGAAGGTATGCTTCTCCTACACTTCATAGTGGGTCCTCCTCCGGTGTCCTTCCTACACCACTCCTCTTCCATTGCCTGGACACCCTAGATTGAGGTCATAAGCTCACTTCCATGGTGGTGCTCCAGATGGATTGATCAACCATTATCATACTTGGTGATGCACAGAGTTCCAGTGAACCAAAATTCTTGCGTGGCAAGTTGTGGTGATGTGACTATCACAGAGATGTGGAGGATGCTAGGCTAGAATTTTTGAAAAATAAATTGTTTCAAAGGTTGGGTGGATGTGGTGCAGGCACATATTTTCTTGTTGCGTACACATGAGAAGTGTGTTGCAACAATGATTTTGAGTGTGTATTGCAAATGAACACTTCTTATTGGAATGGTGCATTTTCATTCTTGCATCGGTATTTTTATTTTTGCTTACATGTTTTCATGTGCATATCCTGTGACCTATTTTGAAATGATATGTCGCAACGAATGGGGATGTGTTGCGTATATTTGTTTTCGTTGCCATATGCGTACTAAAAATTATGcattgttgttgtactattttttgACAGATTGTGGTAAAATGTTTATGCAACAATGTTGCCAACTCATGAGAGCGATGccatatgtcaaattttacgttacAACAGTTTGACACTTGAAATTCGTTGGTTAAGTGAGATTGGATAGTGTGGCGGACCACCAATATGTTCATGGTCGTCCAATATATGTCTGGTGGTAGCCATGAATGATTGTGGAGATATTGAAACAACTATGCTGATTTAGTACCCAAGTTCCATATAAGATTTACTCCATTTATTGCAAAATGTAAATGGATTTCTATAATAAATGCACGCCCCTTTAAATGGATTGTGTGCATTGTAGTATGAAACTAGAGTAATCTTCTATGGAACATCGATCATTATTACCTCTAAAAAGAGTCGTGGACTATCATACGAGTATAAATAATACAACACACAGAATATCCAAAAGATTTTTTTTCTTGAAATGAAAACTTGTGCATGCATAGTAGGTATGCAGGTCAAATGGTATCTTTTGCCATCAATGCAACATATACGAAAACAGTATACCAAGATATGCTGCATATATTACTTCATAGGACATTTATTGTTGGAGATAGGATTGCACAAAAGATGTATATGACTGATGCATTTCCGGCCACACCCTTATATTTTTGTAAATTTGCATAGCATATAAACCCATTTCCATCTTGTCCTTAAGTGTTTTCACTTAACTTCTTATTCAACTTCTTAGGAAATTCTGAGTGCCATTTCTAGAAATACTATATTTACAAGGCTGAAGCTGAAAAACAAGGTATGCTATGTATTCTTTCTTTAACTCTAGGACCAAGCATTGGAGTACAAAACCCCCAGTGTGCATCCCACCAGGTACATGCCTGTGACCAAGGTTCTTATATTTTCAACACGACctatcaacgtatgtaacaataggaTGCACTCATATTTTTATTATTCGCTTCTCACTGTTAGCATACTATTTCTAAAGTTGATATATCACTAGCTTGTTGAATTGAGAGATTCATCTTATTTACTAACCAGAGACCATAGGACGTATCTCCAATGGATGCTTCATTTGTACCAGAGGGAAATCCAAGGTTCTCACCAACAAGGTCTGTGAAGGTTTTCTTGCATGGGGAGCCCTTTGGAAGGAAGATAAATTTGGCTACTCACAATAGTTATGACTCGTTGTCCTTCACTctgaaaagactgggaagcaactatTCACGTAAGTATTTTTTAAGGCAACTCTATGTTACAATTTGTAAGATAAGCTTTCATCAACGAATTTATTCTATATGAATAGTCTGACATGAATCTACATGTATATGTATTCTCTGTCATATAGTTCGAATGCAACATCCGAATCTAGCATTGCATAATCATGCATGGTTGGGTCAAAAGATCTTAACATGGAGGTGGAGCCCAAGGAAATTTTACGAAATAAAACACTACAATTAAGATAGATCATTGACCACGTTTCCATTTTTGTTTTGTTCACCTAGGCCATGCTGTTAATTATTTCAAATCAGTTACTACTTGTACGTCTTGGTGTAGAGGATCTAGATCACCTAGGCCATGTTCTTAATTATTTCAAGTCAGTTACTACTTGTACGTCTTGGTGTAGAGGATCTAGATCTTCATTTACTTATAGGTTGCAGACTTGTCCCACGCAAATTGCAAGCCTAGATCGCCGCTTTCTAGTACTCTTTGGAAGTACTAGTGTTTATGCAAGGGAATGTTTCAACTGTGTTTGGAATTTTTGTTTCCTAACCTGACCTAGTATTGATCCTTACCATTATAATTGTGTGTCAGCCGCCTAACGAACAAGTGAGATTTTTCCTTCTTTCTGGTCAAATATGGACAGTTATAAAGTTTATAATTATCTATTTACTAACATTGTTTCATTTGTATTGTTCAGTTTCACAGTACCAACTTAGTGGCTTGGCGATGAGTGAAGAAGAAGGTGCGATACATAATGACTTCATGTTTTTGTACGATAATGTGGATGGTTATCGTTTCTTTCTCGGTGAAGTTCCATGGGAGTGAGTTCTTGGATATTAATCTATGTATTCTTTTTTGCCTCTTATGTAGAATTCTATAATTCTTGTTATAAATGATGAAATATTAACAACTAAATGTTACAGGGATTTTGCTATTTCAGTCAAGAAGATCTACATTCTTCCTGGAGAAAAACAAGATGGTGCGTGTACAATATAAATGAACTGTATACATGTGTTTCACATTCGTAGATAAATAAGAACACCAATTAACTTATTTGATTTCTAGAACTATATGTGGTAATATATATTTTTCAGTGGTTTGTTGCACCAACAAAGTGGTGTAGGCTCGTGGCATCACAAGTTTTTCTACTACGAAATCAAAGTATGGTAAAAGAAACAGAAGAAATAAGTATTTATTGAAACATGACATCACTGACTGCATGCAGACAATGAGGAATATCTGGAAGAGGGAGATGCAGATAacggtgatgacaatggtggtgCTGCCGCCGATGGAGATGATGATGCTGTTGGTGAAGATGGAGCCCTGGACGCTGTTGTTGCTGAGGATGAGGGAGATGgagccgatgacgatggagatggAGCTGTCGGCGAAGATGGAGATGGAACTTATGATGATGAAGACAAAGTTGTTggcgatgatggagatgatgatggTACCGAGGACAATGATGGTGGCGCCGCGGAGTTGGCGAGAAATATTTAGTGACATCCAGGAGCTCACCTTGCAAGCCTGGTTGCAGTTACATGCTGCTTAATTCTCGCTAGCTAGCAAGTTTGCCTTTGAGTTATTTATGCACATTATATCATCTAAACGTTTATCCTACATATGTTTGAGACTTCTATTACCAATAAAAAAAACTTCATATAATCTCTTTGGAATATCCGAATATGTTCCTGAAGGAACCATTTTGTGAACCGCCCCACACATATCAAAGCCTGCATGTTGCTTCTTCAGGGTAGTGCGGAAATTGCTTTTGGAGGCCAAGCTCCATGGAGGCCTCCATTTGCAATTTTTAAAATTCATATCTCCatgtttcaaaaaattctaaaaaatacaGATATACGTGGAAGTATTAtgtacatgtgtgtaaattttcaagaTGAAATACGTTGAAATGAAGGCATGGCAAAAATAAAAATTCATCCTCAAAGTCCATGAATTTGTTTTTTGTATAGGTTGCATTTCAAGGTATTTCATCATGGACTTCTACACACATATACCTTTCATCCTTATATACTTGcatatttttttcagatttttttaaaccGACAAGTTTGAATTTTATTTTTTTCAGAAATTTTGGGCTCCATGGAGCCCACTCACCAAAACGCCCCACTCAGAGTATTGTGTGCATATATAAAGTTCAGCTGTGATGTTTTTTTTACGCGAATGCATTCAGCGTGACGAACCTTCGGTCTGCTGAAGCATTTCGACCAATCGGGCCGCCCCATTAGGAGAGTCAAACTTTGATCGTTTCTGTCAAGCCTACAACCGCCAGTCGCTGCGCCACGTttctcgtgttggggaacgtagtaatttcaaaaaaaattctatgcagacgcaagatcatggtgatgacatagcaatgagaggggagagtgttgtccacgtaccctcgtagaccgtaagcggaagcgttatgacaacgcggttgatgtagtcgtacgtctgcacgatccgaccgatccaagtaccgaacgtacggcacctccgagttcagcacacgttcagctcgatgacgatccccgggctccaatccagcaaagcttcggggatgagttccgtcagcacgacggcgtggttacgatgatgatgttctactggcacagggcttcgtctaaactccgcgacgatatgactgaggtggaatatggtggaggggggcaccgcacacggctaaggaatgatccgtagatcaacttgtgttgttgttcctagaggtgccccctgcccccgtatataaaggagcaaggggggagggggcggctggcctaggaggggcgcgccaaggggagtcctactcccaccgggagtaggactccctccttccttgttggagtaggagaaggggggaaagagggggagaggaggaaggaaaggggggccgcaccccttgtccaattcggaccagaggggggctgcgcgcctccttccttttggcctctctcctctattcccgtatggcccaataa
This window encodes:
- the LOC119293451 gene encoding uncharacterized protein LOC119293451 isoform X2, which encodes MDASFVPEGNPRFSPTRSVKVFLHGEPFGRKINLATHNSYDSLSFTLKRLGSNYSLSQYQLSGLAMSEEEGILLFQSRRSTFFLEKNKMTMRNIWKREMQITVMTMVVLPPMEMMMLLVKMEPWTLLLLRMREMEPMTMEMELSAKMEMELMMMKTKLLAMMEMMMVPRTMMVAPRSWREIFSDIQELTLQAWLQLHAA
- the LOC119293451 gene encoding putative auxin-responsive protein IAA29 isoform X1; translation: MDASFVPEGNPRFSPTRSVKVFLHGEPFGRKINLATHNSYDSLSFTLKRLGSNYSLSQYQLSGLAMSEEEGAIHNDFMFLYDNVDGYRFFLGEVPWEDFAISVKKIYILPGEKQDDNEEYLEEGDADNGDDNGGAAADGDDDAVGEDGALDAVVAEDEGDGADDDGDGAVGEDGDGTYDDEDKVVGDDGDDDGTEDNDGGAAELARNI